In one window of Epinephelus fuscoguttatus linkage group LG20, E.fuscoguttatus.final_Chr_v1 DNA:
- the LOC125880404 gene encoding chromobox protein homolog 2-like isoform X2, with translation MEGVTVGQVFDAECILSKRPRKGKFEYLVKWRGWSSKHNSWEPEENILDPRLLAAFHKREQERELLFQKKGKRPRGRPRKILPAPAATKDSRSSSSSSSGLTSSASSSSSEDEEHTKKAKPGPRVHPVPQKRPQIVLAKSDPPRKKKRGRKPLHPDLRALRQAKSRPPPPPPSPPPPPPPPRHHQVLRPPREEPRPGVKKPLQPASFTYTGLSRTSRDEAASASQTSASSFSQTAASKPGSLSCIWTSRSMSPSSSYSKTSPSPQSKNSLSELKRSISETSSSRGDGYKVSALKQGGGSGSLGLHSSFGGGQTAVQRSPLNQRRHDGTGLVQHKQQNLSKASSSPTPRDRANQALNLRALNLQSVSKLPAGSSLQGNNAGAASSRSSLRSGSGMVVKGGVGGIKETRTSAGGQRSGLAAGGGAEQARLREDRGKEMLGDAKKMTGSSSARGNGSGRHEERKHGLGSQNRSLNELSTGDSDETSSSESEHDASLYPNNSRPSLGNDATESDTETDWRPARSLLEHVFVTDVTANFITVTVKESPTSVGFFNSRNH, from the exons ATGGAGGGGGTCACAGTCGGCCAGGTATTTGATGCGGAATGCATCCTCAGCAAACGGCCGAGAAAG GGGAAGTTTGAGTATCTGGTGAAGTGGAGAGGGTGGTCGTCTAA GCACAACAGTTGGGAGCCAGAAGAAAATATATTGGACCCGAGGCTGCTGGCAGCTTTCCataagag AGAACAAGAGCGGGAGCTTCTGTTccagaagaaaggaaagaggcCGAGAGGACGACCGCGGAAGATTCTG CCTGCACCAGCAGCCACAAAAGACAGCcgctcctcatcctcctcttcctctggcCTTACATCGTCCGCCTCGTCCTcttcctcagaggatgaagagCACACAAAGAAAGCGAAGCCCGGCCCTCGTGTCCACCCCGTCCCCCAGAAGAGGCCTCAGATCGTGCTTGCCAAATCCGACCCTCCCCGAAAGAAGAAGCGTGGGAGGAAGCCGCTCCACCCTGACCTGAGGGCGTTAAGACAAGCAAAGAGCagaccacctcctcctcctccttcacctcctcctcctcctcctccaccacgcCACCACCAGGTGCTCAGACCACCCAGGGAGGAGCCTCGACCCGGGGTGAAGAAACCTCTGCAGCCGGCCAGCTTCACTTACACCGGGCTGAGCAGGACCTCCAGAGACGAGGCCGCCTCCGCCTCCCAGACCTCCGCCAGCTCCTTCTCCCAGACAGCCGCCTCCAAACCGGGATCCCTCAGCTGCATCTGGACCAGTCGCTCCATGTCTCCGTCCTCCTCCTACAGCAAAACCAGTCCATCCCCACAAAGTAAGAACTCTCTGTCCGAGCTGAAGCGCTCCATCTCAGAaacgagcagcagcagaggagacgGGTACAAGGTGTCCGCGCTGAAACAAGGTGGAGGTTCAGGGTCGTTGGGTTTGCACAGCAGCTTCGGGGGAGGCCAGACGGCAGTGCAGCGCTCCCCGCTGAACCAGAGGAGGCACGACGGCACCGGGTTGGTCCAACACAAGCAGCAGAACCTCTCCAAAGCGTCATCCTCACCTACGCCTCGAGACAGAGCCAACCAGGCGCTCAACCTCCGAGCTCTCAACCTGCAGAGCGTCAGCAAGCTGCCGGCCGGCAGCAGCCTTCAGGGGAACAACGCCGGAGCTGCGTCGTCGAGGTCGAGCTTAAGGAGCGGCAGCGGCATGGTTGTTAAAGGAGGAGTGGGTGGGATCAAAGAGACTCGAACATCAGCCGGTGGGCAGCGGTCTGGACTGGCAGCAGGCGGCGGTGCAGAGCAGGCGAGGTTAAGGGAGGACAGGGGGAAGGAGATGTTAGGAGACGCTAAGAAGATGACAGGAAGCAGCTCTGCACGGGGGAACGGCAGCGGGAGGCACGAGGAGAGGAAACACGGGCTTGGCTCTCAGAACCGGAGCCTGAATGAGCTCAGCACCGGCGACTCAGATGAGACCAGCAGCAGCGAATCAGAGCACGACGCCTCGCTGTACCCAAACAACAGCAGGCCCAGCCTCGGCAACGACGCCACGGAGTccgacacagagacagactggcGGCCGGCCCGGAGCCTCCTGGAGCACGTATTCGTCACAGACGTCACGGCCAACTTCATCACGGTGACGGTGAAGGAGTCGCCGACCAGCGTGGGATTCTTCAACTCACGGAATCACTGA
- the LOC125880403 gene encoding cytochrome c oxidase assembly protein COX11, mitochondrial gives MLLPLLLRPSLRCSQASQVLLTRCVRCDASRTLHSQAEHFLRRRLPLRLHTQSRGTKSRGRKSRSHEEDWKTRNKTVLTYIAAAGVGMIGLSYAAVPLYRLYCQASGLGGMAVAGHDADQVETMKPVKERVLKITFNADTHASMQWNFRPQQTEIYVVPGETALAFYRAKNPTNKPIIGISTYNVVPFEAGQYFNKIQCFCFEEQRLNPHEEVDMPVFFYIDPEFDEDPRMARVDTITLSYTFFEAKEGQKLPLPGYSYN, from the exons atGCTGCTCCCCCTTCTTCTGCGCCCGTCCCTCCGCTGCTCTCAGGCCTCTCAGGTCCTGTTAACACGATGTGTGCGCTGCGACGCCTCTCGGACACTGCACTCTCAGGCTGAGCACTTCCTGCGACGGAGGCTCCCCCTGCGCCTCCACACACAGAGCCGAGGCACCAAGAGCCGAGGAAGGAAGTCCAGGAGCCACGAGGAGGATTGGAAAACCAGGAACAAGACAGTGCTGACGTACATTGCCGCTGCAGGGGTGGGGATGATCGGCCTGTCGTACGCTGCAGTGCCGCTCTACAGGCTCTACTGCCAG GCCTCGGGGCTCGGCGGCATGGCGGTGGCCGGACATGACGCAGATCAGGTGGAGACAATGAAGCCAGTGAAGGAGCGGGTCCTCAAGATCACCTTCAACGCAGACACACACGCCAGCATGCAGTGGAACTTCAGACCGCAGCAGACGGAGATCTAC GTGGTTCCAGGTGAGACGGCGCTCGCTTTCTACAGAGCAAAGAACCCCACAAATAAACCCATCATCGGCATCTCCACCTACAACGTGGTGCCCTTCGAGGCCGGGCAGTACTTCAACAAGATCCAG TGTTTCTGCTTCGAGGAGCAGCGACTGAACCCTCACGAGGAGGTGGACATGCCCGTCTTCTTCTACATCGACCCGGAGTTTGACGAGGACCCCCGGATGGCCCGAGTGGACACCATCACCCTGTCCTACACCTTCTTCGAGGCCAAGGAGGGTCAGAAGCTCCCTCTGCCCGGATACAGCTACAACTGA
- the LOC125880404 gene encoding chromobox protein homolog 2-like isoform X1, whose translation MEGVTVGQVFDAECILSKRPRKGKFEYLVKWRGWSSKHNSWEPEENILDPRLLAAFHKREQERELLFQKKGKRPRGRPRKILQPAPAATKDSRSSSSSSSGLTSSASSSSSEDEEHTKKAKPGPRVHPVPQKRPQIVLAKSDPPRKKKRGRKPLHPDLRALRQAKSRPPPPPPSPPPPPPPPRHHQVLRPPREEPRPGVKKPLQPASFTYTGLSRTSRDEAASASQTSASSFSQTAASKPGSLSCIWTSRSMSPSSSYSKTSPSPQSKNSLSELKRSISETSSSRGDGYKVSALKQGGGSGSLGLHSSFGGGQTAVQRSPLNQRRHDGTGLVQHKQQNLSKASSSPTPRDRANQALNLRALNLQSVSKLPAGSSLQGNNAGAASSRSSLRSGSGMVVKGGVGGIKETRTSAGGQRSGLAAGGGAEQARLREDRGKEMLGDAKKMTGSSSARGNGSGRHEERKHGLGSQNRSLNELSTGDSDETSSSESEHDASLYPNNSRPSLGNDATESDTETDWRPARSLLEHVFVTDVTANFITVTVKESPTSVGFFNSRNH comes from the exons ATGGAGGGGGTCACAGTCGGCCAGGTATTTGATGCGGAATGCATCCTCAGCAAACGGCCGAGAAAG GGGAAGTTTGAGTATCTGGTGAAGTGGAGAGGGTGGTCGTCTAA GCACAACAGTTGGGAGCCAGAAGAAAATATATTGGACCCGAGGCTGCTGGCAGCTTTCCataagag AGAACAAGAGCGGGAGCTTCTGTTccagaagaaaggaaagaggcCGAGAGGACGACCGCGGAAGATTCTG CAGCCTGCACCAGCAGCCACAAAAGACAGCcgctcctcatcctcctcttcctctggcCTTACATCGTCCGCCTCGTCCTcttcctcagaggatgaagagCACACAAAGAAAGCGAAGCCCGGCCCTCGTGTCCACCCCGTCCCCCAGAAGAGGCCTCAGATCGTGCTTGCCAAATCCGACCCTCCCCGAAAGAAGAAGCGTGGGAGGAAGCCGCTCCACCCTGACCTGAGGGCGTTAAGACAAGCAAAGAGCagaccacctcctcctcctccttcacctcctcctcctcctcctccaccacgcCACCACCAGGTGCTCAGACCACCCAGGGAGGAGCCTCGACCCGGGGTGAAGAAACCTCTGCAGCCGGCCAGCTTCACTTACACCGGGCTGAGCAGGACCTCCAGAGACGAGGCCGCCTCCGCCTCCCAGACCTCCGCCAGCTCCTTCTCCCAGACAGCCGCCTCCAAACCGGGATCCCTCAGCTGCATCTGGACCAGTCGCTCCATGTCTCCGTCCTCCTCCTACAGCAAAACCAGTCCATCCCCACAAAGTAAGAACTCTCTGTCCGAGCTGAAGCGCTCCATCTCAGAaacgagcagcagcagaggagacgGGTACAAGGTGTCCGCGCTGAAACAAGGTGGAGGTTCAGGGTCGTTGGGTTTGCACAGCAGCTTCGGGGGAGGCCAGACGGCAGTGCAGCGCTCCCCGCTGAACCAGAGGAGGCACGACGGCACCGGGTTGGTCCAACACAAGCAGCAGAACCTCTCCAAAGCGTCATCCTCACCTACGCCTCGAGACAGAGCCAACCAGGCGCTCAACCTCCGAGCTCTCAACCTGCAGAGCGTCAGCAAGCTGCCGGCCGGCAGCAGCCTTCAGGGGAACAACGCCGGAGCTGCGTCGTCGAGGTCGAGCTTAAGGAGCGGCAGCGGCATGGTTGTTAAAGGAGGAGTGGGTGGGATCAAAGAGACTCGAACATCAGCCGGTGGGCAGCGGTCTGGACTGGCAGCAGGCGGCGGTGCAGAGCAGGCGAGGTTAAGGGAGGACAGGGGGAAGGAGATGTTAGGAGACGCTAAGAAGATGACAGGAAGCAGCTCTGCACGGGGGAACGGCAGCGGGAGGCACGAGGAGAGGAAACACGGGCTTGGCTCTCAGAACCGGAGCCTGAATGAGCTCAGCACCGGCGACTCAGATGAGACCAGCAGCAGCGAATCAGAGCACGACGCCTCGCTGTACCCAAACAACAGCAGGCCCAGCCTCGGCAACGACGCCACGGAGTccgacacagagacagactggcGGCCGGCCCGGAGCCTCCTGGAGCACGTATTCGTCACAGACGTCACGGCCAACTTCATCACGGTGACGGTGAAGGAGTCGCCGACCAGCGTGGGATTCTTCAACTCACGGAATCACTGA